In the Colwellia sp. 20A7 genome, one interval contains:
- a CDS encoding DUF4238 domain-containing protein, translating to MAKPPLSHYSPKFANKAWADDDGYISYFSSPYSSDIKKEPKGWKEWGRKRGLYTWAVENSLDNDLETDASVVYQKICSFNELNNDERIIWSQFLLSQLVRTPTYMAYENKACELFGITDKPKHDRVGCKECGDLNFVANRDWCLLLAHEDDYFVRSDNPVFQTGFIELPDTCLFYPLTPKLCFVACSMTEGWNAFTNKPNETIGYELDKGNAHFYNFHLAKAAGRSLIISPHHDGEMAERMYNDVLGIYPQPPFSLHVLDNNAQSPFESIRKIMSETDNKDYPDWQAMELEPFYQIKQS from the coding sequence TGATGATGGATATATATCTTATTTCAGCTCGCCATATAGCTCAGATATAAAAAAAGAGCCTAAGGGTTGGAAAGAATGGGGTAGGAAAAGAGGATTATATACTTGGGCTGTTGAAAACTCATTAGATAATGATTTAGAAACTGATGCTAGCGTCGTATATCAAAAAATTTGCAGTTTTAATGAATTAAATAATGATGAAAGAATAATTTGGTCTCAATTTCTCCTATCTCAACTTGTTCGGACACCGACGTATATGGCGTACGAAAATAAAGCTTGTGAATTATTTGGTATCACTGATAAGCCAAAACATGATCGGGTTGGATGTAAAGAATGTGGCGATTTAAATTTTGTCGCTAATAGAGATTGGTGTTTACTTTTAGCTCATGAAGACGATTATTTTGTACGGAGTGATAATCCAGTATTTCAAACCGGCTTTATCGAATTACCAGATACATGTTTATTTTATCCACTCACTCCTAAGTTATGCTTTGTAGCCTGTTCGATGACCGAGGGTTGGAATGCATTTACAAACAAGCCCAATGAAACTATTGGTTATGAATTAGATAAAGGTAACGCTCACTTTTATAATTTTCATTTAGCTAAAGCGGCAGGGAGATCATTAATTATATCCCCACATCACGACGGTGAGATGGCTGAACGGATGTACAATGATGTTCTCGGTATTTATCCTCAGCCACCTTTTTCACTTCATGTTCTGGATAATAATGCTCAAAGTCCATTTGAAAGTATTCGTAAAATAATGAGTGAAACTGATAATAAGGACTATCCTGATTGGCAAGCAATGGAGCTCGAACCTTTTTATCAAATAAAGCAGTCGTAA
- a CDS encoding IS110 family transposase — translation MKVTTISIDLAKNVFQVMGFTSTGKVVFNKRLNRAQLSHFSCRVVMEACYSSHYWGRTFESMGHTVDLIPAQHVTPFVRGNKNDSNDTLAIFEASSRAFIRFVPIKTQAQQEILILHRLRERLLSARTAASNQLRGLLADFGIIFPLGKVAFNEKIQALSVDESLSVTLNWLVKDVYTEYKTLSVRIKAIEKQLKTDIEANPLGQILLSIPGIGYLNASAFVASIGSGQAFASAKDFAVWLGITPKQFASGNKSVMGGISKRGDQYLRKQLIHGARAIISHAGKKQDALSLWITQLRARKTFNCTAVATAHKLARIMWTLLQKQCHYTPQVVRVVA, via the coding sequence ATGAAAGTTACCACAATATCAATCGATTTAGCAAAAAACGTTTTTCAGGTCATGGGCTTTACGTCCACAGGTAAAGTTGTATTTAATAAGCGCTTAAATCGAGCTCAACTTAGTCACTTTTCATGTCGTGTCGTTATGGAGGCCTGTTACTCTTCTCATTATTGGGGAAGAACGTTTGAATCAATGGGGCATACTGTTGATTTAATTCCTGCTCAGCATGTTACCCCTTTTGTTCGTGGTAACAAAAACGACAGTAATGATACCCTCGCCATTTTTGAAGCAAGCTCTCGAGCTTTTATTCGCTTTGTTCCGATAAAAACTCAGGCACAACAAGAAATCTTAATTTTACACCGCTTGCGCGAAAGATTACTCAGTGCACGTACCGCTGCAAGTAACCAGCTACGAGGCTTATTAGCTGATTTTGGTATTATTTTTCCACTTGGGAAGGTCGCCTTTAATGAAAAAATTCAAGCCTTGTCTGTAGATGAATCACTCTCTGTAACGTTAAACTGGCTCGTTAAAGATGTTTACACAGAATACAAAACATTATCAGTACGTATCAAAGCCATTGAAAAGCAATTAAAAACTGATATTGAAGCAAATCCATTAGGGCAAATATTATTAAGTATACCTGGAATTGGATACCTCAATGCTTCAGCCTTTGTCGCTTCTATAGGCAGTGGCCAAGCTTTCGCCAGCGCTAAAGATTTTGCAGTGTGGCTTGGCATAACACCAAAACAATTTGCCTCAGGTAACAAAAGCGTGATGGGAGGGATAAGTAAACGAGGCGATCAATACCTACGTAAACAATTAATACATGGGGCTCGCGCTATCATTAGTCATGCAGGGAAAAAGCAAGATGCATTAAGCTTATGGATCACCCAATTAAGAGCAAGAAAAACGTTCAATTGCACCGCTGTAGCAACAGCTCACAAATTAGCACGTATCATGTGGACATTATTACAAAAGCAATGCCATTACACACCTCAAGTGGTTAGGGTTGTGGCATGA
- a CDS encoding phosphotransferase, with protein MAFYLPLVQLHFKQIKIRDTLTSLWSGCGSIVQCQLDDKACVIKAIKVPSYIRHPKIKQSAFALKRKQDSYRVEYHFYKLHSLHLPIYAQSIECINAINKDDEYVLVFKDFTKHGFAQAGHQHIKAILNWLAHFHAFNLNKPTDGLWQQGNYWHLSTRPDEFNKLKERADKKSDIKNVAHKIDEQLQSCAYKTLIHGDAKLANFAVNERGKILGYDFQYIGAGSGVSDVMYFMTSCFSDKQLHECADEYLVYYFDNLKAAITTYHPKAPADKIANDWLFLWPAAWADFYRFLAGWSPQHQKMNSYMLKQVNNWLASNIE; from the coding sequence ATGGCATTTTACCTTCCTTTAGTACAGCTTCATTTTAAACAGATTAAAATTCGCGATACGCTAACATCACTTTGGAGCGGATGTGGCAGTATTGTGCAGTGCCAGCTTGATGATAAAGCCTGTGTAATTAAAGCGATTAAGGTACCAAGCTACATAAGGCATCCTAAAATTAAACAAAGTGCATTTGCACTAAAAAGAAAACAAGATTCTTATCGTGTTGAATATCATTTTTATAAGTTACATAGCCTGCATTTACCGATATATGCGCAAAGTATTGAATGTATAAACGCAATTAATAAAGATGATGAATATGTATTGGTATTTAAAGATTTCACTAAGCATGGGTTTGCTCAAGCTGGGCATCAACACATTAAAGCGATATTAAATTGGCTTGCGCACTTTCATGCATTTAACTTAAATAAGCCCACTGACGGGTTATGGCAACAAGGTAACTACTGGCATTTAAGCACGCGTCCTGATGAGTTTAACAAACTAAAAGAAAGGGCAGATAAAAAGTCCGATATTAAAAATGTTGCACATAAAATAGATGAGCAACTACAAAGTTGTGCGTACAAAACGCTGATTCATGGTGATGCGAAACTTGCTAACTTTGCAGTAAATGAGCGTGGCAAAATACTCGGTTATGATTTTCAATATATAGGTGCAGGTAGCGGGGTAAGTGATGTAATGTATTTTATGACCAGTTGCTTTAGTGATAAGCAATTACATGAATGCGCTGATGAGTACCTTGTATATTATTTTGATAATTTAAAAGCGGCAATTACTACTTATCACCCAAAAGCACCCGCAGATAAAATAGCTAACGACTGGCTTTTTTTATGGCCTGCTGCATGGGCAGATTTTTATCGGTTTTTAGCTGGCTGGAGTCCACAACATCAAAAAATGAATAGCTATATGCTTAAACAGGTGAACAACTGGTTAGCGAGTAATATTGAATAA